Part of the Candidatus Methylomirabilota bacterium genome, GGTCGGCGTGGAACGGAGCGAAGCGGCGGATATCGGCCGGCCACAGATCCATCGGCGGCCGATCTCCCACGATCCACTCGGCCAGCGCCCGGCCGGCCCCGCCCGCCGCCGCGATGCCGCCCGAGGAGAAGCCGGCGCCCACGTAGTAGCGGCGCACCTCGGGCGCCTCGCCCATGATGAAGTAGTTGTCCGGCGTGAACGACTCGGGCCCGTTCAGGAAGGTGCGGACCTCCGCGCGCTCGAGCGCGGGCAGGCGCTTGACCGCGTTGGTCATCAGCACCTCGAACTTCTCCCAGTCCTCCTTCAGCGTGGAGAACGAGAAGCCGTCCGGGATGCCGTCGGTGCCCCACGGCTTGGCCCACGGATCGAAGCCGCCCATGAGGAGGCCCTGCACCTCCTCCTTCACGTAGATGTGGCCGTCCGGGTCACGCAGCACCGGCAGGTCCGCGCTCACGCCCGTGATGGGTTGGGTGACGATGTACATGTGCTCGCAGGCGTGCAGCGGGATCGCCACCCCGCTCATGCGCCCGAGCTCGCGGGCCCACATGCCGGCGCAGTTGACCAGGATCTCCGTCGCGATGGGGCCGACCGAGGTCTCGACCCCGGCCACCGCCCCGTTCACCACCTTCACGCCGGTGACCTTGACGCCTTCCAGGAGCCGCGCGCCACCCGCCCGGGCGCCGCGCGCCAGGGCCTGGGTGACGTCGGCGGGATTGGCCTTGCCGTCGCCCGGAATCCACACCGCGCCGACGAGATCCTCGGTCCGCATCAGCGGATAGCGGGCCGCCGCGTCCTCGAGGCCGATGACGTGGGCCTCGACCCCGAAGGCGTTGGCCATCGCGGCGTTGCGCTTGAGCTGCACCATGCGCTCCGCGGTGCGCGCCACGCTGATGCTACCGCACCGCTTCCAGCCGGTGGACTGGCCGGTCTCGGCCTCGAGCCCGGTGTAGAGGTCCACGCTGTAGCGGATGAGCCGCGTGAGATTGATCGAGGAGCGCAGCTGGCCGACCAGCCCCGCCGCGTGCCACGTCGTGCCGCAGGAGAGCGTACCCTGCTCCAGCAGCGCCACGTCACGCCAGCCGAGCTTCGTCAGGTGATACGCGACGCTGTTGCCGACGATTCCGCCGCCGACGATGACGACGCGGGCGTGGGTGGGGAAAGGCGGGCTGAGGGCGGACATTCGTCTAGTTCTTCAGGCTCTTCAGCTGCGGGGGCCCGGACATGGCCCCCGCACTCCCCCATTCGGCGGACACCCCATTGCTTGAGGCTTCCGCACTTCCCCGCTCGGCGGACATCCCGTTGCTTGGGGCCGGCGCACGCCACCAGGCCGCGGACATCGCGTTCGCCTAGGTGGCGTGGTTCAGGGCGAGGTCGAAGATGTCGAAGTTGCGGAGGCGGCGGTTGGCGGCCCCGCGGGGCGTCGGCCGGTTCAGCAGCAGCGGCACGGTCTGCTCGCTGATCCCGCCATGGGAGCGCAGCGGCACATCCAGGCCCGAGAGGTCGTGGCGGGCCTCGCTGGTGCCGAGCACCACGTGCCGCTCCGACACGGCGACGAGATCGCCCACGCGATCCGGCGGCAGCTCGAACCGGCGGCAGGCCGCGTCGCGGCCGAGGACCAGCTCCATGCCGCCGAGGGCGGCCATCCGCTCCCGGATGCGCTCGCCGTCGGCGCCCTCCGGCAGATAGACGGTGGCGAAGGAGCCGAGCGCCCCGTGATGGACGACGTACGGATCGGTGATGGGCAGGATGACGCGGGCCTTCGCGGCGCCGAGCCACTCGTCGAGATGATCCTGAAGATAGATCACCCGCGGGCGGCCGGCCGCGTCGGTCTTGGCGTTCATGCCGTGGTCGGCGGTGACGGCCAGCGTCGCGCCGAGGCCGGCGAGCTTGGCGAAGTAGCCGTCCATCATGCGGTAGAACTCGTTGGCCTCCGCGGTCCCGGGCGCGTGCTTGTGCTGGACGTAGTCGGTGGTGGAGAGATACATGACGTCCGGGCGCATCGACTCCATCAGCTTCACGCCCGCCGCGAACACGAACTCGGAGAGATCGGCGCTGTAGACCGACGGCAGCGGCATCCCGACCAGGCCCAGGCCGTCTCCGATGCCGTGCTCGGCCATCGTGGTCTCGTTGGCCTTCTCGGCCGAGAAGCAGACGCCGGTCATCTGGTGGCCGAGCAGGCGGCGGAGCTTGTCCTTCGCGGTCACCACCGCCAGGCGCGCGCCCCGGGCCGCGAAGGCGGCGAGGATCGTCCCGCAGCGGAGGTAGCGCGGATCGTTCATCATCACCTCGGCGCCCGCATCGCGATCGAAGAAGTAATTGCCGCAGATGCCGTGCGCGGAGGGCGGCACCCCGGTGACGATCGAGAGGTTGTTGGGATTGGTGAAGCTCGGCACCACGCAATCGGCTAGGCGATCGGTGCCCGAGGGCAGTGCGGCGGCCAGATACGGCATGGCGCCGGCCGCGACGGCCTGCCGCACGTAGTCCGGCTCGGAGCCGTCCACGCACACCACGACCAGCGGGCGGTCCGGCCACGCGTAGGACCGGCCGTTCACGGTGACGGCATCGCGAGTCGTCATAGCCAGCTCCTGCACGGGGCGTGTGAGAGGTGCTGCTCGGCGGCCGGCCGCAGGCCCGAGTAGAGACGGCACACCGCCTCGGCCACGCACGGCCAGCGATGCTCGGCGGCCCAGCGCGCCGCCTGCTGGCCGAGCCGCCGGGCCTCCGGGCTGCCGACGAGACCGGCGATCGCCGCGGCCAGCGCGGCCGGATCGCCCTCCGGTACGAGGCGGCCGGTCACTCCGTCCTGCACGGTGGTGGTGAGCCCGCCCACGCGCGAGGCCACGACCGGGCTGCCGCAGGCCATCGCCTCGAGGGCCACCATGCCGAACGACTCGTAGTACGACGGCATCACGGTGGCGTCGGCCGCGGCGTAGAAGAGCCGCAGCCGCCGCTGGGGCTGCGAGCGGAGGAAGCGCACCCGACGCTCCAGCCCGAGCGCGGTCACCTGCTGTCGCAGGGCCGCGCCGTGCCCGTTCTCCGGCTCGTCCTGGTCGCCCCCGACGATCAGCAGATCGGTGGGGGCCGGCACCGTGACCATCGCCTCCAGCAAGGTCTCGAGACCCTTGATGGGCTGCAGTCGGCCGACATAGAGCAGGAGCGGATCGGGCGGCAGCTCCAGCAGATCCTTGGCCTTGGCCGGATCCATCGGCTGGAAGAGGTCGGTGTCCACTCCGCACGGGATCACCGCGATGCGATCGGTGCGCGCGCGGTAGTACCAGACGAGATGCGCGCGCTCCACCACGTTGGCGGCCACGATGCGGTCGGCGGCGGCCACGATGCGCGCCTCCTCGTCGATCCGCAGCGACGGCTCCATCTCGGCGGGGCTCTGGGCCACCGCGTTCTTGAGCCGGCCGAGGGTGTGGAACATCTGCACGAGCGGCGCGCCCCAGGCCTCGCGCAGCCGCAACCCGGCGACGCCGGAGAGCCAGTAGTGGGAATGGATCAGGTCGTACCGGATGCCGTGCTCACGCGCGAAGGCTTCCACGCCCACCGCGAACTCGTCCAGGTGTCGGTGGACCGCCTCGCGCGGCATCGGCGCCTCCGGGCCCGCGGGCAGGTGCACCACCCGCGCGCCCGGACCCAGCTCGACCACGCGGGGAATCGTCGAATTCTGCGACCGGGTGAAGACGTCGACGTGCACGCCCATGCCGCCCAGCTCGCAGGCGACCTGCCGGACGTAGACGTTCATCCCGCCCGTCTCCTTGCCGCCCAGCGCGGCGAGCGGGCACGTGTGCACCGAGAGCATCGCGACGGAGAGCTTCACGCGGTGACCTTCACGTTGAAGACGTCCTCCGGCGAGGGACCGAAGCCGTACTTGTACGGCTCCTCGCCGCGGAGAAAATCGAAGACGGGAACGCCGCGCTCGATCGCGTCGCGGATGACGTGGGCGAGCAGCACGATGCCGGGCGCGAGCTGCGCCCGCGCCGGATCGAACCCGGAGTTGTAGAGTCCGACGCGGCCCGCGTACTCCAGACACAGGAACGCGGCCACCGGGGCACCCTCGTGCTCGAGGAACCAGAGCCGCGCCCACCCCGCCGCGGCCAGCTGCGCGGTGGCGGAGCGGAAGAAGCGCTCCATTCGCTCGTCCATGAAGCGCGCCTTGCCCACTTTCGAGAGGCGGTGCAGCAGGAGGAACCGGGTCAGGGCCTCGTCCCAGCCCGCGGCCTCGCCGTGCGATCGCGCCGTCGCTCCGGGCAGCTCGCGCTCGAGCCGCCGCATCTTGCGTCGCAGCTCGTGCCGGTCCTTCCCGGACAGGCGCCCCAGGTATTCGTCCCACGTGCCGGGCAGCGCGAGCACCGGACAGCGGTCCTGGCGCTCCACCGAGACGGTGAGCCCGGCGCCGGCGGCGAGCGCGGGCAGGAGCGCGGCGGTGGGCGAGGCGGCGCGAATTCCGTGGAGGTCCCACTCGACCGGCTGGTCGGCACGGTGCTGGAGCAGGGCCTGCCAGACGGCCTCCTCGCGACCGTTGCGGGCGATCACGTCGAGGTAGTCGGAGATGTCGACCCCGCCGATGATCCGCAGGCGGCCCGGTGAGTCCTCGTACAGCGGAAGCAGACCGGCCAGCGTGCCGTCGGTGGAGGTCACGCTCAGGACCTGCCGCGGGCGGTCGGCGGCGAACGCCTGACTCCACTCCGTCTGCCACTGCCAGGTCAGGAAGACCGAGGGCAGGCGGGAGCCGTCGACCAGGTCATTCCACGTCGCCTCGTCGAGCGCGGAGAGGGCGGACAGCACATCGACCTTCATCGGCGCGGGCATGGGCTCAGAGCTCTCCGGAATCGCTCGAGCTGCCCGGATCCATCAGGCCGCCGTCGTCGCCACCGCCGCCGTCGCCCTCGGTCATGGCCTCGTCCATCGCGGCGTCGAGGTCATCGCCGAGATCCTCGCCCATCTCGTGGCCCATCTTCTTGACGAACCGGGCCACGCTCCGGGGGTCGTTCTCGTCGAGGTCTCCATAGCCGGACGGATCGGACAGGGCATCGAGGCGGGCGTCTTCGGACTTCACGGTGGCGAAACGGGACATCAGGCGGGATAGCTGGGCGCTGCCGCACCGTGGACATCGAGGGGCGTCGGCGGCGGCGAAGGTGCGGATGAGCAGGCTGAGGCGCCGCTGGCAGCCCTGGCACTCGTACTCGTAGATCGGCACCCCGTGCTCCCTCGCCCGATTTGGATGCGTCATTCTATCACGCAGATTCCGGGCCTTCAGGGACGGCGCCGGGCCGCCCGACGACGCGCTCGCCACTGCTCCTCCACCGCCGCGCGGTCGGCGGTCTCGAGCCCGAGCAGCTCCTTGATTTCCTCACCATTGATGGCGGGTGCGTCACCGACGTTGTTGTTGAGCTTGAAGTAGACCTGACGGGCCTGGCCGTCGAGGGCGCGTCCGCGCGCCACGATGCCGGTCAGCTCCTGACGGGTGTACAGATAGCCGTACTTCTCGGCCACGCTCGGCTCGCGGCCCTGCAGCTGCTTCATGAAGCCCTCGCGGTTGCGGCCGTGCAATCGCACGATCGCGACCGGCGCGGTGAGGGCCACCGTGTCGTCGACCGACGCGGGCGTCCGGGGGGCGTCCACCGAGACGTAGGCCAGCCCGCGCGCGCTCAGCAGGCCCAGGGTCTCCTCGGCGTGGGCGGGCAGCCAGGAGGCGTCGCGGAACTCGACTGCGATGGTCGTCCCGGGCAGCCGCGCCGGCAGGGACGCCAGGTACTCCAGCGCCGCCTCCCCGTACTTCACCCAGGGCGCCATCTGGAACAGCACGTAGCCGAGCTTGCCCGCGTCGGCCAGCGGCTGCAGGGCCTCGCGGAACGTCGCGAAGGCCCAGTCGCGCGCCTCCGGGCCGAAGACCCGGTTCTCGAATCGCCCGCGCGCGTTCGGCCGGGCGGAGGCCGGCAGCATGGGGAGAAGCGGCGGCGGCAATCGCGCCGCGTCGAGGTGGTGCCCGGTCAGCAACGCGTAGGCCTTCACGCTGAACAGGAAGCCGGGTGGCGTGCGCTTCGTCCAGAGGACGGCGTTCTGGGCCGAGAGCGGGGCGTAGAACGTCGAGTTGACCTCAACGCAGTCGAAGAACCGGCTGTACCACCACAGCCGATCCTCGGCGGTCATGCTCTTGACCGGGTAGAACGACCCCTCGTCGAGCATGCTCTTGTCCTGCCACGCGCAGAGGCCGACGCGATACTCGGTGACGACCGGGCGGTCGGGGTGGTAGCGGATCAGCGGGGGCGCGGGCGGTGGGCTATCGGGAGACGACTTCGGCATTGGCGCGGCGCTCGCCCAGCCCGAGCCGGCGATGGAGCGACGCCAGCGATGCGGGGGCCCACCAGTTCCACCGCCCCATGAGCCGCATCGTGGCCGGGACCAGCAGCGCCCGCACGATGGTGGCATCGATGACCACCGCGAGCCCGATGCCGATGCCCACTGCCTGGATGATCACCGACCCCGCGGTCGCGAAGCCGAAGAACACCGCGGCCATGATGGCGGCGGCCCCCGTG contains:
- the phnA gene encoding phosphonoacetate hydrolase — translated: MTTRDAVTVNGRSYAWPDRPLVVVCVDGSEPDYVRQAVAAGAMPYLAAALPSGTDRLADCVVPSFTNPNNLSIVTGVPPSAHGICGNYFFDRDAGAEVMMNDPRYLRCGTILAAFAARGARLAVVTAKDKLRRLLGHQMTGVCFSAEKANETTMAEHGIGDGLGLVGMPLPSVYSADLSEFVFAAGVKLMESMRPDVMYLSTTDYVQHKHAPGTAEANEFYRMMDGYFAKLAGLGATLAVTADHGMNAKTDAAGRPRVIYLQDHLDEWLGAAKARVILPITDPYVVHHGALGSFATVYLPEGADGERIRERMAALGGMELVLGRDAACRRFELPPDRVGDLVAVSERHVVLGTSEARHDLSGLDVPLRSHGGISEQTVPLLLNRPTPRGAANRRLRNFDIFDLALNHAT
- a CDS encoding glycosyltransferase, with product MKLSVAMLSVHTCPLAALGGKETGGMNVYVRQVACELGGMGVHVDVFTRSQNSTIPRVVELGPGARVVHLPAGPEAPMPREAVHRHLDEFAVGVEAFAREHGIRYDLIHSHYWLSGVAGLRLREAWGAPLVQMFHTLGRLKNAVAQSPAEMEPSLRIDEEARIVAAADRIVAANVVERAHLVWYYRARTDRIAVIPCGVDTDLFQPMDPAKAKDLLELPPDPLLLYVGRLQPIKGLETLLEAMVTVPAPTDLLIVGGDQDEPENGHGAALRQQVTALGLERRVRFLRSQPQRRLRLFYAAADATVMPSYYESFGMVALEAMACGSPVVASRVGGLTTTVQDGVTGRLVPEGDPAALAAAIAGLVGSPEARRLGQQAARWAAEHRWPCVAEAVCRLYSGLRPAAEQHLSHAPCRSWL
- a CDS encoding GNAT family N-acetyltransferase produces the protein MPAPMKVDVLSALSALDEATWNDLVDGSRLPSVFLTWQWQTEWSQAFAADRPRQVLSVTSTDGTLAGLLPLYEDSPGRLRIIGGVDISDYLDVIARNGREEAVWQALLQHRADQPVEWDLHGIRAASPTAALLPALAAGAGLTVSVERQDRCPVLALPGTWDEYLGRLSGKDRHELRRKMRRLERELPGATARSHGEAAGWDEALTRFLLLHRLSKVGKARFMDERMERFFRSATAQLAAAGWARLWFLEHEGAPVAAFLCLEYAGRVGLYNSGFDPARAQLAPGIVLLAHVIRDAIERGVPVFDFLRGEEPYKYGFGPSPEDVFNVKVTA
- a CDS encoding zinc ribbon domain-containing protein, producing the protein MPIYEYECQGCQRRLSLLIRTFAAADAPRCPRCGSAQLSRLMSRFATVKSEDARLDALSDPSGYGDLDENDPRSVARFVKKMGHEMGEDLGDDLDAAMDEAMTEGDGGGGDDGGLMDPGSSSDSGEL
- a CDS encoding DUF72 domain-containing protein, which codes for MPKSSPDSPPPAPPLIRYHPDRPVVTEYRVGLCAWQDKSMLDEGSFYPVKSMTAEDRLWWYSRFFDCVEVNSTFYAPLSAQNAVLWTKRTPPGFLFSVKAYALLTGHHLDAARLPPPLLPMLPASARPNARGRFENRVFGPEARDWAFATFREALQPLADAGKLGYVLFQMAPWVKYGEAALEYLASLPARLPGTTIAVEFRDASWLPAHAEETLGLLSARGLAYVSVDAPRTPASVDDTVALTAPVAIVRLHGRNREGFMKQLQGREPSVAEKYGYLYTRQELTGIVARGRALDGQARQVYFKLNNNVGDAPAINGEEIKELLGLETADRAAVEEQWRARRRAARRRP